Proteins from a genomic interval of Candidatus Neomarinimicrobiota bacterium:
- a CDS encoding GWxTD domain-containing protein, with translation MLRIQIILLMIVVCFQDGNLDAQRIDRSKKGSSAIHQFQLNGFTEMQSADSVRVVARLDVPSTALQFLKSENGFSAAFEATISLVNNDGIQVGKKSWQKNIHVNNYIETTSREMVQYLTTEFTVGKGSYTVIGNVLDNDTRKAGVKKESIELIKLGEPVFLLYPVLLEEKEGEWGFGKNEFPISGSRLDVGKNTLTILFSGKVNPGTFKIKSAISETKKVDDWTYSVDHMSDSGIFSERIIVPRDEFSSIKMFIAGEITQGKKSASQRKPIMMKRPGISRTITNVDEAMEQMRYILESDERKLLKDANRHEREQLFLSFWADRDPTPETSKNELMDEYYMRVAYAKQNFESFQPGWKTDMGMIYIMFGPPDEVERYDQPSKGYARRTWHYYRINRSFVFVDDTGFGDFRLTTPFMRQY, from the coding sequence ATGTTACGAATTCAAATTATTCTACTCATGATTGTTGTGTGTTTTCAGGATGGAAATCTGGATGCGCAGCGTATTGATAGATCGAAAAAAGGATCGAGCGCGATTCATCAATTTCAGCTCAATGGGTTTACCGAAATGCAATCGGCGGATTCTGTTCGGGTTGTTGCTCGATTAGATGTGCCAAGTACAGCGCTTCAATTCTTAAAATCAGAAAATGGGTTTAGTGCGGCATTTGAAGCCACAATCAGTTTGGTGAATAATGATGGGATTCAAGTTGGCAAAAAATCTTGGCAAAAGAATATTCATGTAAACAACTATATCGAAACCACTTCCCGTGAAATGGTTCAATACTTAACAACCGAATTCACAGTCGGCAAAGGATCGTACACCGTAATAGGAAATGTGCTGGATAATGATACACGGAAAGCTGGCGTGAAAAAAGAATCCATTGAATTAATAAAATTAGGCGAACCTGTATTTCTTCTTTATCCGGTTTTACTGGAAGAAAAAGAGGGTGAATGGGGATTCGGAAAAAATGAATTTCCAATTTCAGGGTCTCGTTTGGATGTGGGAAAAAATACGCTTACCATTCTTTTTTCCGGGAAAGTCAACCCAGGCACATTTAAGATCAAATCGGCAATTTCTGAAACCAAAAAAGTGGATGATTGGACTTATAGCGTCGATCACATGTCTGACTCAGGAATATTTTCTGAGAGAATCATTGTGCCGCGAGACGAGTTTAGTTCCATTAAAATGTTTATTGCTGGGGAAATTACCCAAGGGAAAAAGTCCGCTAGTCAAAGAAAACCCATCATGATGAAAAGACCGGGAATTTCACGCACAATTACCAATGTGGATGAAGCCATGGAACAAATGCGTTACATCTTGGAAAGTGATGAACGCAAATTGCTAAAAGATGCCAACCGGCATGAGCGAGAACAGTTATTTTTATCTTTTTGGGCAGACCGCGATCCAACACCGGAAACTTCGAAAAATGAATTAATGGATGAGTATTATATGCGAGTTGCATACGCCAAACAAAATTTTGAATCTTTCCAGCCCGGATGGAAGACAGATATGGGAATGATTTACATTATGTTTGGTCCTCCGGATGAAGTAGAACGCTATGATCAGCCCAGTAAAGGATATGCACGGCGTACATGGCATTATTATCGTATCAACCGATCTTTTGTTTTTGTGGATGATACAGGATTTGGCGATTTTAGATTAACAACTCCGTTTATGCGTCAATATTAA
- a CDS encoding D-glycero-beta-D-manno-heptose-7-phosphate kinase yields the protein MKQKRFVEITGQFSSKKILVVGDLMMDTYMWGTSERISPEAPVPIVHVTSVENNPGGAANVALNLASLGVDVSVVGVVGEDSEGLVLKDLLSDTGINTDGIVRDADRPTTVKARVISQGHQVVRTDREVTWVLSDEVENSVVEAVESHLSGLDGVILQDYNKGFFGHDSLKRILESLGKAKIPIYVDPKKDNFLNFRHVRYFKPNLNEFESALSAGYSPNQFETYGQNLREKLDADIVMVTRSEKGSTLFTKDGMQTIPTQARKVHDVSGAGDTVISVFTLADVSGATPEESANIANLAAGRVCEEIGVVPITEAMLSDIYTHHNSD from the coding sequence ATGAAACAGAAACGCTTTGTAGAAATAACCGGTCAATTTTCTAGCAAGAAAATTCTTGTGGTTGGCGATTTGATGATGGATACATACATGTGGGGAACTTCAGAAAGGATTTCTCCCGAAGCGCCGGTTCCCATTGTCCATGTAACTTCTGTAGAAAATAATCCGGGAGGGGCAGCCAATGTAGCATTGAACCTTGCTTCGTTGGGTGTTGATGTTTCGGTAGTGGGCGTTGTTGGAGAAGATTCTGAAGGGTTGGTGCTTAAAGATTTATTATCGGATACTGGAATTAATACAGATGGAATTGTCCGAGATGCTGACCGCCCTACAACTGTTAAAGCTCGGGTCATTTCTCAAGGACACCAAGTGGTTCGCACCGATAGAGAAGTGACATGGGTCCTCAGCGATGAGGTAGAAAATTCGGTTGTAGAAGCTGTCGAATCTCACTTGTCAGGTTTAGATGGAGTTATTCTTCAGGATTATAATAAGGGATTTTTTGGTCACGATTCATTGAAACGTATTCTTGAAAGTTTGGGGAAAGCTAAAATCCCAATTTATGTTGATCCCAAAAAGGACAATTTTCTCAATTTCAGACATGTGCGGTATTTCAAGCCAAATCTCAATGAGTTTGAATCTGCGTTATCCGCCGGTTATTCGCCAAACCAATTTGAGACGTATGGGCAAAATCTTCGAGAAAAATTGGACGCTGACATTGTGATGGTAACGCGTAGCGAAAAAGGTTCCACTCTCTTTACAAAAGATGGAATGCAAACCATCCCGACCCAAGCTCGCAAAGTGCATGATGTTTCGGGTGCAGGCGATACAGTTATTTCGGTTTTTACACTTGCAGACGTATCCGGTGCCACTCCGGAAGAATCTGCGAATATTGCCAATTTAGCTGCCGGAAGAGTGTGTGAGGAAATTGGGGTTGTTCCTATTACTGAAGCTATGTTGTCAGACATTTATACTCACCACAATTCTGATTAA
- a CDS encoding PspC domain-containing protein: protein MIVTKKSDLSGIFDVKSTYPLHLSLDNKQIAGVCGGIGETLVIDPTLIRFLWVFGTLLSAGIGIILYIVLSLILPQETPISEE from the coding sequence ATGATTGTAACCAAGAAAAGCGATTTATCTGGGATTTTTGATGTTAAGTCCACTTACCCACTTCATCTCTCTTTAGACAATAAGCAAATTGCAGGTGTATGCGGAGGAATAGGTGAAACATTGGTGATTGACCCAACTTTAATTCGTTTCTTGTGGGTTTTTGGTACATTATTAAGCGCAGGAATCGGCATCATTCTATATATAGTTCTTTCTTTGATTCTTCCTCAAGAAACACCCATTTCAGAAGAATAA
- a CDS encoding ATP-binding cassette domain-containing protein, which produces MNQRASLILQAEGLSLERGGRKILNIKKLEFHKGIIYGLAGPAGSGKSSFLNVISGIEKPSAGTVLYDNKPFQSNWLGKPIQNPDIKIVGGNRLNGNGTGESIVRNTFPEKVNEIHKKHFLKSRFGQLWTTRLGNMTHGERAVLASILAVESDPRVLIMDDYGIYMTTEQESDYRKNIKNMGQNLGTTIILASQSDHFLRQFVSVMIYLDKGHVSKIRSGTKKQQRGKPYKKSNRR; this is translated from the coding sequence ATGAACCAAAGAGCATCGCTTATTTTACAGGCAGAAGGTTTGTCTTTAGAACGCGGAGGAAGAAAAATCCTCAATATAAAAAAGCTGGAATTTCATAAAGGGATTATTTATGGACTTGCAGGACCTGCCGGTAGTGGCAAATCATCCTTCCTGAATGTAATATCCGGAATAGAGAAACCTTCAGCCGGAACCGTATTGTACGATAATAAACCGTTTCAATCCAATTGGTTGGGGAAACCGATTCAAAACCCTGATATTAAAATCGTCGGGGGGAACCGTCTGAATGGAAATGGTACCGGAGAATCTATCGTCCGAAATACATTCCCAGAAAAGGTAAATGAAATTCACAAAAAGCATTTCTTAAAAAGTAGATTTGGGCAACTTTGGACAACTAGATTGGGAAACATGACCCACGGCGAGCGGGCAGTTTTGGCCTCCATATTGGCGGTTGAAAGCGATCCAAGAGTGCTAATTATGGATGACTATGGTATTTATATGACAACGGAACAGGAATCTGATTATAGGAAAAATATCAAAAATATGGGTCAGAATTTGGGGACAACCATTATTCTTGCATCCCAATCTGATCATTTTTTACGTCAATTTGTTTCGGTTATGATTTATCTTGATAAAGGTCATGTTTCTAAAATCCGATCTGGAACAAAGAAGCAACAGCGTGGAAAACCCTACAAAAAATCAAATCGAAGATGA
- the trxB gene encoding thioredoxin-disulfide reductase, with amino-acid sequence MNREVIIIGSGPAGLTAAIYAARANLNPLVFEGNQPGGQLTITTDVENYPGFPDGIMGPDLMDLFRDQAKRFGSECYFKSVTKVDFSSHPFKVWVGEEEYASNSVIIATGASAKLLGLESETKLMGHGVSACATCDGFFYKDKKVYMVGGGDSAMEEAIFLTKFASEVIIVHRRDELRASKIMQERALNNPKIKVAWNSTIKEIHGTEETGVTGLTLEDTNTSDTREESCDGIFMAIGHNPNSGVFKGQVDLDDVGYIVTQNGSTATSVKGVFACGDVTDHVYRQAITAAGLGCMAAIDTEKYLEAQN; translated from the coding sequence ATGAATCGGGAAGTTATTATCATTGGTTCAGGACCTGCGGGGCTTACAGCAGCTATTTATGCCGCGCGGGCAAATCTGAATCCTCTTGTATTTGAGGGAAACCAGCCGGGTGGTCAGTTAACCATCACCACTGATGTGGAAAATTATCCGGGGTTCCCGGATGGCATAATGGGGCCGGATCTTATGGATTTATTCCGTGATCAAGCCAAACGATTTGGATCTGAATGTTATTTTAAATCGGTAACTAAAGTGGACTTTTCATCCCACCCATTTAAAGTATGGGTTGGAGAAGAAGAATACGCATCCAATTCTGTTATTATTGCCACAGGAGCCTCTGCGAAATTGCTGGGACTTGAATCGGAAACAAAACTCATGGGGCATGGGGTATCTGCCTGTGCAACCTGTGATGGCTTCTTTTATAAAGATAAAAAAGTATACATGGTTGGAGGAGGAGACTCTGCTATGGAAGAAGCTATATTTTTAACCAAATTTGCGTCCGAAGTCATTATTGTTCATCGAAGGGATGAACTCCGTGCCTCGAAAATTATGCAGGAGCGGGCTCTCAATAATCCCAAGATTAAGGTTGCATGGAATTCAACCATTAAGGAAATCCATGGTACTGAAGAAACCGGTGTAACAGGTCTGACGCTTGAAGACACAAATACGAGCGACACTAGAGAAGAATCTTGTGATGGAATTTTTATGGCAATTGGGCATAATCCAAATTCCGGTGTATTCAAAGGACAGGTCGATTTAGACGATGTTGGATACATTGTGACCCAGAATGGGTCCACTGCTACATCGGTAAAAGGTGTTTTCGCTTGCGGTGACGTAACAGATCATGTTTACCGGCAGGCAATTACAGCAGCCGGATTAGGTTGTATGGCTGCCATTGACACAGAAAAGTACCTAGAAGCACAAAATTAA
- the trxA gene encoding thioredoxin produces MADNVAELKKDNFDVEVVQSEVPVLVDFWAEWCGPCKAIAPVVEEIATEYEGKVKVGKVNVDENQELSLQFGVRSIPTLLIFKDGKVANQVIGAVPKTNITQLLDQSI; encoded by the coding sequence ATGGCAGACAATGTTGCTGAATTAAAAAAAGATAATTTTGATGTAGAAGTAGTACAATCAGAGGTTCCTGTATTGGTTGATTTCTGGGCAGAATGGTGCGGTCCTTGTAAGGCAATTGCACCGGTTGTTGAAGAAATTGCCACTGAATATGAAGGTAAAGTCAAAGTTGGAAAAGTAAACGTTGACGAAAATCAGGAATTATCACTGCAGTTCGGGGTGAGAAGTATCCCAACACTGCTCATTTTCAAAGATGGAAAAGTTGCCAACCAGGTCATTGGAGCTGTTCCAAAAACTAATATCACACAACTGTTAGATCAGTCTATCTGA
- a CDS encoding ABC transporter permease, with protein MIRVRSKIFILTTILFPILMVGSGFLSGYLADKEGTESYHIGIVDYSGIGGDYLDRLETEIKLEDGSSMFNPTQFQQETDALAALLDEEISAFIVIPEGIMLDEVPTFYARNLSNMKIQSGIRGTLSRTVVTQRMIDENINPSLVNELSRRVHLDLFEVDEDGGIEKGDKITGFLIPFFFMFLLTMVIFINGQLLLRSVIEERTSRMMEILLSTVTPRQLMAGKILGLCLLAVTQVTFYIAVGAGMGTYFELPNLPYDTLPIIIAFFLAGFFFYAAIYATMGTLFDSEQEAQQSMGLISIVAMVPMIGAIYFINNPGAPITKILSFIPPITPFMMILRVTTGEATTFEIISTLSLLIVCIYLTIRLAGKIFHTTVLMYGKKISLKEIWRWARA; from the coding sequence ATGATAAGGGTACGGTCGAAGATCTTTATTTTAACAACGATTTTATTCCCGATTCTCATGGTAGGATCTGGGTTTTTAAGCGGCTATCTTGCAGACAAGGAAGGCACGGAATCCTATCATATCGGCATTGTCGATTATTCAGGCATCGGCGGTGATTATCTGGATCGGCTTGAAACAGAAATAAAATTGGAAGACGGATCATCCATGTTTAATCCGACTCAGTTTCAACAAGAAACGGATGCATTAGCTGCTTTGCTGGATGAAGAAATTTCTGCTTTTATAGTGATCCCTGAGGGAATTATGCTTGACGAAGTGCCGACCTTTTATGCCCGAAACCTGAGCAATATGAAAATCCAATCCGGTATTCGTGGAACCCTCAGCAGAACGGTTGTAACCCAACGGATGATTGATGAAAATATCAATCCCAGTTTAGTAAATGAATTGAGTCGGAGGGTTCATCTAGATCTTTTTGAAGTTGATGAAGATGGAGGCATAGAAAAAGGGGATAAAATAACAGGATTTCTCATACCATTCTTTTTTATGTTTTTACTCACCATGGTTATTTTTATAAATGGTCAATTATTGCTTCGTAGTGTCATTGAAGAACGCACAAGTAGAATGATGGAAATCCTATTGTCCACTGTTACACCGCGGCAATTGATGGCAGGAAAAATTTTGGGACTTTGTTTATTAGCAGTGACGCAAGTCACATTTTATATTGCAGTTGGCGCGGGGATGGGAACTTATTTTGAACTTCCAAATCTTCCGTATGATACTCTGCCAATTATTATCGCATTTTTTCTTGCGGGATTTTTCTTTTACGCCGCAATTTATGCAACGATGGGAACTTTGTTCGATTCCGAGCAGGAAGCGCAGCAGTCTATGGGATTAATATCCATTGTGGCGATGGTTCCTATGATAGGCGCAATTTATTTCATTAATAATCCCGGAGCGCCGATTACCAAGATATTATCCTTCATTCCGCCAATAACACCCTTTATGATGATTCTGAGAGTAACAACAGGCGAAGCAACAACCTTTGAAATTATATCTACCTTAAGTCTTCTGATTGTATGTATTTATCTGACGATCCGGCTTGCTGGAAAAATCTTCCATACAACCGTTTTAATGTACGGAAAAAAAATATCATTAAAAGAAATTTGGCGGTGGGCAAGAGCTTAA